The following are encoded together in the Pempheris klunzingeri isolate RE-2024b chromosome 24, fPemKlu1.hap1, whole genome shotgun sequence genome:
- the dhrsx gene encoding polyprenol dehydrogenase isoform X1, which translates to MEGKSSGPSCSGLNLVAHPRAKSKVWKYFGFDTDADGCILHWKRIYCRVCMSQIAYSGNTSNLSYHLEKNHPVEFSEFVKSNTDQMREAFATAFSRIKTEPSGIHVQQPSQDTNLRQSLDYENRRHSDLTAAVINFICEGLYPVSVVEEPTFKTLLSTVNPGYSPPSKSELAVKMLPQMYCRTRDMVFSELAGVVNCGVTTDLWQSQTQNRTYISLSMHSVNYNSTTGFSMTNKCLKTFEVQEDNTAENITRAMYETFVEWGITHKVSGATTNGSVDIVKACSLLELSVGMPCLGHTFNRAMDEAFQLPQVDNFLGCCRKIVDHFRETAMYLLREKQKQHGLAQCALVTDRGRSWLATLAMLQRLKEQQVAVTATLGEGSSSHHFTFDDPDWALLGGLIEVLQPFKVVANMITSCRYPTISMVRPVLHMLLNSTLKVKERDLKEISMTKEVILKVLSSTYSQNSQISQEISSFLNIATFLDPRYKKLPFLSTQERSKVENNIIEEAKAILEKQIAERPCLDDFSLVSDEPPSKKQTPLRVSSASSVAQDNPLAAIFCQSDADQSQEELQAQVVEELSNYKSQRVLGLNEDPLLWWSSHAPLFPTLPKVLQKYWCVPAMSVPCHRLFSSSGTVLCGKRNRIAPALVDQQVFLYENSRSYYEPEPCDDDLDNAWEGNCSLGQPLE; encoded by the coding sequence ATGGAGGGTAAAAGTTCAGGACCATCATGCTCTGGCCTCAATCTGGTCGCACACCCACGGGCAAAAAGCAAAGTCTGGAAATACTTTGGCTTTGACACAGATGCTGATGGCTGCATATTGCATTGGAAACGTATATACTGTCGAGTGTGTATGAGTCAAATTGCTTACTCTGGAAACACCTCCAATTTGTCATACCACCTTGAAAAGAATCACCCTGTAGAGTTCAGTGAGTTTGTGAAGAGCAACACAGACCAGATGCGTGAGGCATTCGCCACAGCGTTCTCCAGGATAAAGACTGAGCCCTCGGGTATACATGTTCAGCAGCCATCCCAGGACACAAACTTAAGGCAGAGCTTAGACTATGAAAATAGGCGACACAGTGATCTGACTGCTGCAGTGATCAACTTCATCTGTGAGGGGTTGTACCCTGTATCTGTCGTTGAAGAACCAACTTTCAAGACCTTACTGAGTACTGTTAATCCTGGATACTCTCCACCAAGCAAAAGCGAACTGGCAGTTAAAATGCTTCCTCAGATGTATTGTCGTACCCGAGACATGGTCTTCAGTGAGCTTGCTGGGGTTGTGAACTGTGGCGTTACTACAGACCTTTGGCAAAGCCAAACCCAGAATAGAACATACATTTCACTCTCTATGCATTCAGTTAATTACAACAGTACAACTGGCTTCTCTATGACCAACAAGTGCCTTAAAACCTTTGAAGTGCAAGAGGATAACACAGCCGAGAACATCACCAGAGCCATGTATGAAACATTTGTTGAATGGGGGATAACTCACAAAGTCAGCGGTGCCACCACAAATGGTTCAGTCGACATTGTCAAAGCGTGCTCACTCCTTGAACTATCAGTGGGAATGCCTTGCTTAGGGCATACTTTCAATCGTGCAATGGATGAAGCTTTCCAGTTGCCACAAGTTGACAACTTTTTGGGATGTTGCCGCAAAATTGTCGATCATTTCAGAGAAACAGCAATGTATCTCCTGAGggaaaaacagaagcagcatgGCCTTGCTCAGTGTGCACTCGTCACAGACAGGGGTAGGTCTTGGTTGGCCACACTGGCAATGTTACAAAGactgaaagagcagcaggtTGCTGTAACTGCAACACTTGGGGAGGGCTCCAGCAGTCATCATTTCACCTTTGATGACCCTGACTGGGCTTTGTTGGGGGGCTTGATTGAAGTCCTCCAGCCTTTTAAAGTTGTGGCTAACATGATAACATCTTGCAGGTACCCAACCATTAGCATGGTTAGACCTGTGCTACATATGCTGTTGAACTCCACCCTCAAAGTCAAGGAAAGGGACCTCAAAGAGATCAGCATGACTAAAGAGGTCATCTTAAAGGTCCTATCAAGCACTTATTCACAGAATTCACAAATATCACAAGAAATTTCATCATTCCTCAACATTGCTACCTTCCTGGATCCTCGATACAAGAAGTTGCCTTTCCTGTCCACTCAAGAACGCTCCAAAGTTGAGAATAACATCATTGAGGAGGCAAAAGCAATTCTTGAGAAGCAGATTGCGGAGCGACCATGCCTAGATGATTTTTCTTTGGTATCTGATGAGCCACCCAGTAAAAAGCAGACACCTCTAAGAGTCTCTTCAGCCAGCAGTGTAGCCCAAGACAACCCTTTGGCTGCCATATTTTGCCAGTCTGATGCAGACCAGAgtcaggaggagctgcaggcaCAGGTGGTAGAGGAGCTGAGCAATTACAAATCTCAGAGAGTCCTAGGACTGAATGAAGACCCTTTACTGTGGTGGTCGAGTCATGCACCCCTGTTCCCCACCCTCCCCAAGGTGCTCCAGAAGTACTGGTGTGTTCCTGCCATGAGTGTTCCCTGTCACAGGCTGTTCAGCTCCTCAGGGACTGTTCTGTGTGGGAAAAGGAACCGTATAGCTCCAGCTTTAGTAGATCAGCAGGTGTTTTTGTACGAGAACTCACGAAGCTACTATGAGCCCGAACCCTGTGATGATGATTTGGACAACGCTTGGGAAGGAAACTGTAGTCTGGGTCAACCCCTGGAATGA
- the LOC139223829 gene encoding uncharacterized protein has translation MSPLCILVVSLCLQCGGVCNAIHRAQTVNLQVEFGESVILPCNGSAYLGDEGSVQWEAMGVDVAILQGEDLREGDKFKSRVQLPSEEKLREGDWSVVLLNTILSDSDMYECIWRGRKTISTVWLTVKVPHIESSLVVPAGDKVKMACYLQISRGQSPSELQAWWTRNGSTIVSTQSETLSHTGSDSEDMSRVHVLADTKEEFHLFISPTTMSDNGQYRCLYKTRDSDDPRPGIPESITLTVLNTSPTLIALQSDETTTATAYWVPRVWTEEADGSTEFPYDRIPVLLEDSTQPIQVITESQPMETFVETVSSFPDQDTPETSSESLPWIRIGLIAGVLLVTVVVLCILGALRKI, from the exons ATGTCTCCTCTGTGTATCTTGGTGGTGTCACTGTGTCTTCAGTGTGGGGGGGTCTGCAatg CCATTCATAGAGCGCAGACAGTGAACCTTCAGGTGGAGTTTGGAGAGTCCGTCATCTTGCCTTGCAACGGCTCAGCCTACCTGGGGGACGAAGGGAGTGTTCAGTGGGAGGCCATGGGGGTGGATGTTGCAATTCTGCAGGGAGAGGACctaagagagggagacaaattTAAG AGCCGAGTCCAGTTGCCCTCAGAAGAGAAGCTCAGAGAAGGAGACTGGTCTGTGGTCCTTCTGAACACGATCCTCAGCGACTCTGACATGTACGAGTGCATTTGGCGAGGAAGAAAAACCATatcaacagtgtggctcacagTCAAGG TGCCTCACATTGAGAGCTCCCTTGTGGTGCCTGCTGGTGACAAGGTGAAAATGGCCTGCTACCTTCAGATCTCCAGAGGTCAGTCCCCCAGCGAGCTGCAAGCCTGGTGGACCAGGAATGGCAGCACTATAGTGTCAACACAAAGCGAG ACTCTCTCCCATACTGGATCTGATTCTGAGGATATGTCTCGGGTTCATGTATTAGCTGACACTAAAGAAGaatttcatctttttataaGTCCAACAACGATGAGTGACAATGGACAGTACCGTTGTTTGTATAAAACTAG GGATTCTGACGATCCCAGGCCTGGAATACCAGAGAGCATCACACTGACTGTGCTTAACACAAGCCCTACACTTATTG CTCTTCAGTCTGATGAGACAACCACAGCAACAGCGTACTGGGTCCCAAGAGTTTGGACAGAAGAGGCGGACGGATCCACTGAATTCCCATACGATCGTATTCCTGTTCTCCTGGAAGATTCCACGCAGCCAATACAAG TAATCACAGAGTCACAGCCAATGGAAACCTTCGTGGAGACGGTATCATCATTCCCAGATCAAG ACACCCCAGAGACATCATCTGAGTCTCTCCCATGGATTCGGATTGGACTGATCGCTGGAGTCCTGCTGGTCACAGTGGTGGTCTTGTGCATTCTGGGAGCTCTACGGAAAATTTGA